From Shewanella psychrophila, a single genomic window includes:
- a CDS encoding sulfurtransferase TusA family protein, producing MVFIDLTTLRCPLVLVKVKLALKNLNSDDVLCVSLSDTGSRQDVPRFLKKVGYRYSEVRNDDQILTLEIAK from the coding sequence ATGGTTTTTATCGATTTAACCACACTTCGTTGTCCATTAGTGTTAGTCAAAGTCAAACTCGCATTGAAAAATCTCAACAGCGACGATGTACTTTGTGTTTCGTTATCAGACACTGGTTCTAGACAGGATGTTCCCCGGTTTTTAAAAAAAGTCGGTTACCGTTACTCAGAAGTGAGAAACGATGACCAGATTTTAACATTAGAAATAGCTAAATAG